The nucleotide sequence TGCCGATCGTGGTGCTCTTCGTGGTCTTCCAGCGCTACTTCGTGGAGGGCATCTCGTTCAGCGGGTTGAAGGGGTAGAAACCGCCCGCTCCTCGGAGCGGGGAGAGCTTGGATGCGGCGGCAGATCAGCAGGAAACGGTTAGAAGACGTCGAACTCTTCTTTGGCTTTCGCAACCAGCTGCGTTGGACAAACAGCCGGGACAGCGATAACGACGGCCGCCGTCGGGGTGACGCCATCGGTCCGGGTTGGTCGGGAGGTGGAGGAACGTGCCCAAGGATCTGCACGTACTCCCCAAGGTTCGCGACGGCTGGACCTATCTCTACGTCGAACACGCCCGTATCGACCGCTCGGACCAGGCTATCGTCATCCACGACCAAGACGGGCGAGTCCCCGTTCCGTGCGCAACCCTTGCGTTACTGATGGTCGGGCCCGGTACGACGCTCACGCACGCGGCCGTCGTGGCCCTCTCGGACAACGGGTGCCTGGTCGCCTGGGTAGGCGAGTCCGGCATCCGCTTTTACGCTCAGGGGATGGGGGAAACCCGCAGCTCTGCTGCGCTTATCCATCAGGCGCGACTGGTGTCGGACCCCCAGCTGAGACTGCAGGTCGTCTTCCGGCTGTATCAGAAGCGGTTCGAGGAGCCTTTGTCTCCGGACCTTACGCTGCGGCAAATCCGTGGATTGGAAGGGGCCAGGGTCCGTGGCACGTACTCGCGGCTAAGCCAGCAATATGGTCTGGAATGGAAAGGCCGGTATTACGACCGCCAGCGGTGGATGCAGGCTGATCCCCTCAATCGGGCTTTGTCGGTCGCCAACAGTTGCCTCTATGGCGTGTGTCACGCGGCCATCGTGTCCATAGGCCTGTCTCCCGGTCTTGGGTTCATCCATACCGGCAAGATGCTCTCCTTCGTGTACGACGTTGCAGACCTCTACAAAACGGAGACGACCATCCCGGTCGCATTTGCAGAGGCGAGCAAAGGCACTGACCAATTGGAAACGCGGGTGCGCCGGGCGTGCCGGGATGTGTTTCACGAGCAGCATTTGCTGGGCCGTATCGTCTCAGACCTCGACGAGATCCTCGACTTACCCGACCAGAGGTCTACCGGCATCGAGACGGATGTCGACTCCGAGCCCGCCGCCCCGGGCGAGCTCTGGGATCCTGCGACGGGTGCCGTCCGGGGCGGCAGGAATTTCGCACAGGGCGAGGGGGAACACCCGTGACGGTGCTCATTCTCGAACGGGTCAAACCGGGACTGCGAGGCGAGCTTTCGCGATGGTTCCTCGAGGTCAAGGCAGGGGTGTTCGTCGGTACGGTATCGGCCATGGTTCGGGAGCGCCTGTGGAGCCGCATATGTAATGAGGCAGAAGAGCGTTACGGGTGCCTATTGGTGCATAATGCGGCCAACGAGCAAGGTTTCCGAATACGCTCCTATGGCATTCCGTCGAGACAAATCGTCGACTTCGACGGGCTTCAGCTCGTTCGGATCCCCACCGACTCTTGAGTCCGAACCCGCTACAGCCAAGGGCCCGTGCACTTAACCGGGTGTTTTCCCGGGGTGGCCTTGCCATCACACGGTTTGGTTAGTGTGCTCCCCACGCGTGTGGGGGTGGACCGAAGTCTGAGGACGCTGTGACACCTGAGGAGCGGTGCTCCCCACGCGTGTGGGGGTGGACCGCCTGAGTTCCAATGGTCACGCTGCCAGTCAGCGTGC is from Limnochorda sp. L945t and encodes:
- the cas1e gene encoding type I-E CRISPR-associated endonuclease Cas1e, whose translation is MPKDLHVLPKVRDGWTYLYVEHARIDRSDQAIVIHDQDGRVPVPCATLALLMVGPGTTLTHAAVVALSDNGCLVAWVGESGIRFYAQGMGETRSSAALIHQARLVSDPQLRLQVVFRLYQKRFEEPLSPDLTLRQIRGLEGARVRGTYSRLSQQYGLEWKGRYYDRQRWMQADPLNRALSVANSCLYGVCHAAIVSIGLSPGLGFIHTGKMLSFVYDVADLYKTETTIPVAFAEASKGTDQLETRVRRACRDVFHEQHLLGRIVSDLDEILDLPDQRSTGIETDVDSEPAAPGELWDPATGAVRGGRNFAQGEGEHP
- the cas2e gene encoding type I-E CRISPR-associated endoribonuclease Cas2e translates to MTVLILERVKPGLRGELSRWFLEVKAGVFVGTVSAMVRERLWSRICNEAEERYGCLLVHNAANEQGFRIRSYGIPSRQIVDFDGLQLVRIPTDS